From a region of the Stenotrophomonas sp. BIO128-Bstrain genome:
- a CDS encoding MFS transporter, whose amino-acid sequence MTPLSSVAARGQQHATRAAFFLPGFATAAWAPLVPFAKHRTGLDEGSLGLVLLCLGAGSLLAMPIAGMLAARHGCRAVMIATLVMVIATLPLLAVAPSPLTLGLVLFVFGAGVGACDCVMNMQAIMVERDSGRPMMSGFHAFYSIGGAVGAGAMTALLAFHLPPWLVCLLASAVMAALLALSLPHWRTDKAPSDAPMFAVPHGVVLAIGVLCFVAFLAEGSVLDWSAVFLHEVQQVDPSRAGLGYLAFAIAMTVTRLVGDGVVARLGRHRSILIGSLVAASGFALATFATWMPLALCGYALVGLGCANIVPALFSMAGNQKVMPESLAIPAITTLGYAGVLAGPALIGFVAQASSLVFAFSAVAVTLVLVGLCARWVRA is encoded by the coding sequence ATGACCCCGCTCTCTTCCGTTGCCGCCCGCGGGCAGCAGCACGCCACCCGCGCCGCCTTTTTCCTGCCCGGCTTCGCCACCGCTGCCTGGGCGCCGCTGGTCCCGTTCGCCAAGCACCGCACCGGGCTGGATGAAGGTTCACTGGGCCTGGTGCTGCTGTGCCTGGGCGCCGGCTCGCTGCTGGCGATGCCGATCGCCGGCATGCTCGCCGCACGCCACGGCTGCCGCGCAGTCATGATCGCCACGCTGGTGATGGTGATCGCCACCCTGCCCCTGCTTGCCGTCGCGCCCTCGCCGCTGACCCTGGGCCTGGTGCTGTTCGTGTTCGGTGCCGGCGTGGGCGCCTGCGATTGCGTGATGAACATGCAGGCGATCATGGTCGAGCGCGACAGCGGCCGGCCGATGATGTCCGGCTTCCACGCGTTCTACAGCATCGGCGGTGCCGTCGGTGCCGGCGCGATGACCGCCCTGCTCGCGTTCCACCTGCCGCCGTGGCTGGTCTGCCTGCTGGCGTCGGCGGTGATGGCCGCGCTGTTGGCCCTTTCGCTGCCGCACTGGCGGACCGACAAGGCCCCCAGTGATGCGCCGATGTTCGCGGTGCCGCACGGCGTGGTGCTCGCGATCGGCGTGCTGTGTTTCGTGGCGTTCCTGGCCGAAGGCTCGGTGCTGGACTGGAGCGCGGTGTTCCTGCATGAGGTGCAGCAGGTCGATCCCTCGCGCGCCGGCCTGGGCTACCTGGCCTTTGCCATCGCGATGACCGTGACCCGTCTCGTCGGCGATGGCGTGGTGGCCAGGCTCGGCCGCCATCGTTCGATCCTGATCGGCAGCCTGGTCGCGGCGTCGGGCTTCGCGCTGGCCACCTTCGCGACCTGGATGCCGCTGGCCCTGTGCGGTTATGCCCTGGTCGGCCTGGGCTGCGCCAACATCGTGCCGGCCCTGTTCTCGATGGCCGGCAACCAGAAGGTCATGCCGGAAAGCCTGGCCATCCCGGCGATCACCACGCTCGGCTATGCCGGTGTGCTGGCCGGCCCGGCACTGATCGGTTTCGTGGCGCAGGCCAGCAGCCTGGTGTTCGCCTTCAGCGCGGTGGCGGTGACGCTGGTGCTGGTGGGGCTGTGCGCGCGGTGGGTGCGCGCCTGA
- the treZ gene encoding malto-oligosyltrehalose trehalohydrolase, producing MTAGERFGAWRQPGGDHVFRLWAPAAQSVELLLDGEALPMQAADDGSYWIRLVCAAGARYRYRIDGTLSVPDPASRWQPEGLNGPSAVLDEDGHAWQHADWAGRPWEEAVLYEVHVGAVGGYAALQAQLPALAAMGITALELMPLATFPGTRNWGYDGALPYAPAAAYGSPDELKALIDHAHALGLMVLLDVVYNHFGPEGNHLPQYAPAFFRDDVTTPWGAAIDFREPHVQRFFIDNALMWLREYRFDGLRLDAVHAIQPPSFLAQLREAIQKHGPSHQVHLILENEHNTASLLAEGYTAQWNDDFHNALHVLLTGETEGYYADFAADPTAQLARVLAEGFAWQGGVNRLGQRRGEPSAGLSPAHFVIFAQNHDQIGNRAFGDRLQTLVSPERLQVALALTALTPMIPLFFMGEPWGAREPFLFFTDFDAPLDQAVRDGRRAEFSLFSAFADPQAQASIPDPNALATFQASQAPLPSAEARQQNPWLAAFRSVLTLRWQFLVPQLRHARSLGASVLGNGAVRAGWQLGDAQWWLAFNLGQTAVLADLPYGETVLQLGEVGHGQLLAPAALLVRRVAA from the coding sequence GTGACGGCGGGAGAGCGATTTGGCGCCTGGCGGCAGCCTGGAGGTGACCATGTCTTCCGTCTCTGGGCACCGGCCGCGCAGTCCGTGGAGCTGCTGCTCGACGGCGAGGCGCTGCCGATGCAGGCAGCCGACGACGGCAGCTACTGGATCCGGCTGGTGTGTGCAGCGGGGGCGCGCTACCGCTATCGCATCGACGGGACGCTCAGCGTTCCCGATCCGGCCTCGCGCTGGCAACCCGAAGGGCTCAACGGCCCCAGTGCCGTGCTGGACGAAGATGGCCATGCATGGCAACACGCCGATTGGGCGGGCAGGCCGTGGGAGGAAGCCGTCCTCTATGAAGTCCACGTGGGTGCTGTAGGCGGTTACGCCGCGCTGCAGGCGCAACTCCCGGCACTGGCAGCGATGGGTATCACCGCCCTTGAACTGATGCCGCTGGCCACCTTTCCGGGAACGCGCAACTGGGGCTACGACGGCGCATTGCCCTACGCGCCGGCCGCCGCCTATGGCAGCCCGGACGAGCTCAAGGCGCTGATCGACCACGCGCATGCGCTGGGTCTGATGGTGCTGCTGGACGTGGTCTACAACCACTTCGGCCCGGAGGGCAATCATCTGCCGCAGTATGCGCCCGCGTTTTTCCGTGACGACGTCACCACCCCGTGGGGTGCGGCGATCGACTTCCGGGAACCGCACGTGCAACGCTTTTTCATCGACAACGCGCTGATGTGGCTGCGCGAGTACCGGTTCGATGGCCTGCGCCTGGACGCCGTGCACGCGATCCAGCCGCCGTCGTTCCTCGCCCAGCTGCGCGAGGCGATCCAGAAGCACGGGCCGTCGCACCAGGTGCACCTGATCCTGGAGAACGAGCACAACACCGCCTCGCTGCTGGCCGAGGGTTACACCGCGCAGTGGAATGACGACTTCCACAACGCGCTGCACGTCTTGCTGACCGGCGAAACGGAGGGCTACTACGCTGATTTCGCGGCCGACCCGACCGCACAGCTGGCGCGGGTGCTGGCCGAGGGATTTGCCTGGCAGGGGGGAGTCAACCGCCTGGGGCAGCGGCGGGGCGAGCCCAGTGCGGGGCTGTCGCCGGCGCACTTCGTGATCTTCGCGCAGAACCATGACCAGATCGGCAATCGCGCCTTCGGCGACCGCCTGCAGACACTGGTGTCGCCCGAGCGGCTGCAGGTGGCGCTGGCGCTGACCGCCCTGACACCGATGATTCCCTTGTTCTTCATGGGTGAGCCGTGGGGCGCGCGCGAGCCTTTCCTGTTCTTCACCGATTTCGATGCGCCGCTTGACCAGGCGGTACGCGATGGACGCCGTGCCGAGTTCAGCCTCTTCAGTGCCTTTGCCGATCCGCAGGCGCAGGCCTCGATCCCGGACCCGAATGCCCTGGCGACCTTCCAGGCGTCGCAGGCGCCGCTGCCGTCAGCCGAAGCACGTCAGCAGAACCCGTGGCTGGCGGCCTTCCGCAGCGTGCTGACCCTGCGCTGGCAATTTCTGGTGCCGCAATTGCGGCACGCCCGCAGCCTCGGCGCGAGCGTGCTCGGCAACGGCGCGGTACGCGCAGGCTGGCAACTGGGCGATGCCCAATGGTGGCTGGCCTTCAACCTTGGCCAGACCGCCGTGCTGGCCGATCTGCCTTATGGCGAAACCGTGCTGCAGCTGGGCGAGGTCGGGCACGGCCAGCTGCTGGCACCGGCCGCGCTGCTGGTGCGGCGCGTGGCGGCATGA
- a CDS encoding isocitrate lyase/phosphoenolpyruvate mutase family protein, with the protein MRTMTDLSFDPRPRRAAFRALHDDGCFVLPNPWDAGSARYLHSLGFQALASTSSGYAWSQAQADGTLTLEETLAHLRSLAAATPLPLNADFGDGFGTLQEVGRNVALAIATGVAGISIEDASPDPDHPLRTLDDAVARVRAARRAIDEAGEDVLLIGRAENFFVGRPDLEDAITRLRAYAEAGADCLYAPGISTREQIEAVVAAVAPRPVNLLVGSALPFTLQDIAAMGVRRVSVGGAMARTAWGGMMRAAQLLKDEGRFDGFADAASGTVLNQLFR; encoded by the coding sequence ATGCGCACGATGACGGACCTGTCCTTCGATCCCCGCCCGCGCCGCGCGGCCTTCCGCGCGTTGCACGATGACGGCTGCTTCGTGCTGCCCAACCCGTGGGACGCCGGCAGCGCACGCTATCTGCACAGCCTCGGTTTCCAGGCACTGGCCTCCACCAGCTCCGGCTATGCGTGGAGCCAGGCGCAGGCCGATGGCACGTTGACGCTGGAGGAAACGCTCGCCCATCTCCGCTCCCTCGCCGCCGCGACCCCGCTGCCGTTGAACGCCGATTTCGGCGATGGCTTCGGCACGCTGCAGGAGGTCGGCCGCAACGTCGCCCTTGCCATCGCCACGGGCGTGGCTGGCATCTCCATCGAAGACGCCAGCCCGGACCCGGACCATCCGCTGCGCACGCTGGACGATGCCGTGGCCCGGGTGCGCGCGGCGCGCCGTGCGATCGACGAGGCCGGTGAGGACGTGTTGCTGATCGGCCGTGCCGAAAACTTCTTCGTCGGCCGCCCGGATCTGGAGGATGCGATCACGCGGTTGCGCGCCTATGCCGAGGCAGGTGCGGACTGCCTCTACGCACCGGGCATCAGCACCCGCGAGCAGATCGAGGCGGTGGTGGCCGCAGTGGCACCGCGACCGGTGAACCTGCTGGTGGGCAGCGCGTTGCCGTTCACCCTGCAGGACATTGCCGCCATGGGCGTGCGCCGGGTGAGCGTTGGCGGTGCGATGGCGCGTACTGCCTGGGGCGGGATGATGCGCGCCGCGCAGTTGCTCAAGGACGAAGGCCGCTTCGACGGCTTCGCGGACGCGGCCTCCGGCACGGTGTTGAACCAGTTGTTCCGCTGA
- the glgB gene encoding 1,4-alpha-glucan branching protein GlgB — protein MSTQWELDAGIEPGGESVSAAPLAEAALSPARASIAAGAPGDAFALLGPHRDATGAWRLHVLFPAALAVLRRDADGHWRPMAAMGEGIFEAPIEGPVVSLLRVDWGGVQQEIEDVYAFGPVLDEDALAGIAAGDPNSVRVALGAHQAKQQGIDGVRFAVWAPNARRVSVVGDFNGWDGRRHPMRLRHGAGVWEIFLPRVEAGARYKFEITAADGTRLTHKADPMARQSELLPGTASVVADGAQRAWQDHAWMQARASMDDRAISIYEVHAGSWRRGDNGNVLDWDQLGDQLIPYVTGLGFTHIELLPVSEHPFGGSWGYQPLGLYAPTARHGGPDRFARFVDRCHQAGLGVIVDWVGAHFPSDAHGMQRFDGTALYEHDDPRQGLHPDWDTLIYNFGRSEVTGFLIGSALEWIERFHIDGLRVDAVASMLYRDYSREDGQWIPNAHGGRENLEAIAFLRDLNDAIARQARGVLVIAEESTAWPGVTAPSGEGGLGFTHKWNMGWMHDTLSYLGRDPIHRSHHHSQMTFSAMYAFSEQFVLPLSHDEVVHGKGSLLGKMPGDRWQQLANLRAYLGFMWAHPGSKLLFMGGEFAQCTEWNHDAQLDWAQASEPAHAGVARMVGDLNRLLRELPALQHGNRTEQGFEWSVGDDHVNSVLAFIRHDPRGSAGPLLAVSNFTPMARHGYRVGVPHAGRWQEVFNSDSRFYGGSDIGNHGQVDTLPIAMHGHAQSLALTLPPLSTVFLQVEG, from the coding sequence ATGAGCACGCAATGGGAACTGGATGCCGGGATCGAGCCCGGCGGTGAGAGCGTGTCCGCAGCGCCATTGGCCGAGGCGGCGTTGTCGCCGGCGCGGGCGTCGATTGCCGCCGGCGCGCCTGGCGATGCCTTCGCGCTGCTGGGCCCCCACCGTGATGCTACCGGCGCCTGGCGCCTGCACGTGCTGTTCCCGGCCGCACTCGCGGTCCTGCGCCGTGACGCGGACGGCCACTGGCGGCCGATGGCCGCCATGGGCGAGGGCATCTTCGAGGCCCCCATCGAGGGGCCCGTGGTGAGCCTGCTGCGGGTCGATTGGGGCGGCGTGCAACAGGAGATCGAAGACGTTTACGCCTTCGGTCCCGTGCTGGACGAGGATGCACTGGCCGGCATCGCCGCCGGCGACCCGAACAGCGTCCGCGTGGCGCTGGGTGCGCACCAGGCAAAGCAGCAGGGTATCGATGGCGTGCGTTTCGCCGTCTGGGCCCCGAACGCGCGCCGTGTTTCGGTGGTGGGCGACTTCAATGGCTGGGACGGGCGGCGTCACCCGATGCGGTTGCGCCATGGCGCTGGCGTGTGGGAGATCTTCCTGCCGCGCGTGGAGGCCGGCGCGCGCTACAAGTTCGAGATCACCGCAGCCGACGGGACCCGGCTGACCCACAAGGCCGACCCGATGGCCCGCCAGTCCGAGCTGCTGCCGGGCACGGCCTCGGTAGTGGCCGATGGGGCGCAGCGTGCATGGCAGGACCACGCCTGGATGCAGGCGCGCGCATCGATGGATGACCGCGCGATCTCCATCTATGAAGTGCACGCCGGTTCCTGGCGGCGCGGTGACAACGGCAACGTGCTCGACTGGGACCAGCTCGGCGACCAGCTCATTCCCTACGTGACGGGCCTGGGCTTCACCCATATCGAACTGCTGCCGGTCAGCGAGCATCCGTTCGGCGGGTCGTGGGGCTATCAGCCGCTCGGCCTGTATGCCCCCACCGCGCGGCACGGCGGGCCGGACCGTTTCGCACGCTTCGTCGATCGCTGCCACCAGGCTGGACTCGGCGTGATCGTGGACTGGGTCGGCGCGCATTTCCCGTCTGATGCGCATGGCATGCAACGTTTCGACGGCACCGCGCTGTATGAGCACGATGACCCGCGCCAGGGCCTGCACCCGGACTGGGACACGCTGATCTACAACTTCGGCCGCAGCGAAGTGACCGGTTTCCTGATCGGCAGCGCACTGGAGTGGATCGAGCGGTTCCATATCGATGGCCTGCGCGTGGATGCCGTCGCCTCGATGCTGTATCGGGACTACAGCCGCGAGGATGGGCAGTGGATCCCCAACGCGCACGGTGGCCGCGAGAACCTGGAGGCGATCGCCTTCCTGCGCGACCTCAACGATGCCATCGCCCGGCAGGCACGCGGCGTGCTGGTGATCGCCGAGGAATCCACTGCGTGGCCGGGGGTGACCGCCCCCAGCGGCGAGGGCGGCTTGGGCTTCACCCACAAGTGGAACATGGGGTGGATGCACGACACGCTGAGCTACCTGGGCCGCGACCCGATCCATCGCTCGCACCATCACAGCCAGATGACCTTCAGCGCGATGTACGCCTTCTCCGAGCAGTTCGTCCTGCCGCTCTCCCACGATGAAGTGGTGCACGGAAAGGGATCGCTGCTGGGCAAGATGCCCGGCGACCGCTGGCAGCAGCTGGCCAACCTCAGAGCCTACCTCGGTTTCATGTGGGCCCACCCGGGCAGCAAACTGCTGTTCATGGGCGGTGAATTCGCGCAATGCACCGAATGGAACCACGATGCCCAGCTGGACTGGGCACAGGCGTCCGAGCCGGCACACGCGGGCGTGGCGCGGATGGTCGGCGACCTCAACCGGCTGCTGCGCGAGCTGCCGGCGCTGCAGCACGGCAACCGGACCGAGCAGGGATTCGAGTGGAGCGTGGGCGACGATCACGTCAACAGCGTGCTCGCCTTCATCCGCCACGATCCGCGTGGGAGCGCCGGCCCGCTGCTGGCGGTCAGCAATTTCACCCCGATGGCGCGCCACGGCTATCGCGTAGGGGTGCCGCACGCCGGGCGCTGGCAGGAAGTGTTCAACAGCGACAGCCGTTTCTACGGTGGCAGTGACATCGGCAACCATGGGCAGGTCGATACCCTGCCGATCGCGATGCACGGGCACGCGCAGTCACTGGCCTTGACCCTGCCGCCGCTGTCCACCGTGTTCCTGCAGGTGGAGGGGTGA
- a CDS encoding TonB-dependent siderophore receptor, producing the protein MHALPARPTLAAIATAIGLVLASAPHLAAAQAAALDATQLDAVTVTGNWLDNPTEAKLLDHPGARSIVEAQRIAESGSTSVRDVLRQIPGVQVQESNGTGGSDVSLNVGVRGLTSRLSPRSYVLMDGVPMSYAPYGQPQLSLAPVALGNLESVDVVRGAGSVRYGPQNVGGIINFVTRAIPKDVAGSLGFASEMYGQGGNLKTVPSLFLGGTTDGGLGAALLYSGTHGDGWRSSNDKTDIDDVLLKASYALGNAGDLAMSLHHFEGSGRMPGGLTTAEYAADPFQSTRPYDVFNGRRSDGSLKYSFSDGRNNVEVLGYYVDSFRGSYIEQDGTGATSGQRRLTAAPRSYHYLGVEPRYSRLFTTGTVVQEVSVGYRYLKEASSEVASRTRYYPPGAAVAGFDLPLLPYQTSRGGTTAHAFYIDDRIDIGNWTLTPGVRVEDIRTFNTVTNLATSGAVSSVLTPSIDSRETLPTLSVLYRLGDHWSLFANGGKSFGPQQYSQLASTTEGLHPESATTYELGTHYNGSGLSGEFTLFNVDFDKELQLARSIVGEGMWTDLGATRHRGAESALRYDMGQLSDALTGLQLSMTYTWTEATARAGAFAGKDLPLYSRNVGSFGARYAIDRWTFNADVFAQSGQRSPGTPNPGATYVTEEDPTGRLGDIAGYSTVAVRAGYDFGPELHDLKLAIGVKNLFDRRYYTRSTDNNGGKFVGQPRTLYLQGTIAF; encoded by the coding sequence ATGCACGCCCTCCCCGCACGCCCCACCCTCGCCGCGATCGCGACCGCCATCGGCCTGGTTCTGGCCAGCGCCCCGCACCTGGCCGCAGCGCAGGCCGCCGCGCTCGACGCCACGCAGTTGGATGCCGTCACCGTCACCGGCAACTGGCTGGACAACCCGACCGAAGCCAAGCTGCTCGACCATCCGGGGGCGCGCAGCATCGTGGAGGCGCAGCGCATCGCCGAGAGCGGCTCGACCAGCGTGCGTGACGTGCTGCGCCAGATTCCCGGCGTGCAGGTGCAGGAAAGCAATGGCACCGGCGGCAGCGATGTGTCGCTCAACGTGGGCGTGCGCGGCCTCACCTCGCGCCTGTCGCCGCGCTCCTACGTGTTGATGGACGGCGTGCCGATGTCGTATGCCCCGTATGGCCAGCCGCAGCTGTCGCTGGCCCCGGTCGCGCTGGGCAACCTGGAATCGGTGGACGTGGTGCGCGGTGCCGGCTCGGTCCGCTACGGGCCGCAGAACGTGGGCGGCATCATCAACTTCGTGACCCGCGCGATTCCGAAGGACGTCGCCGGCTCGCTGGGCTTTGCCTCGGAGATGTACGGCCAGGGCGGCAACCTGAAGACCGTCCCCAGCCTGTTCCTGGGCGGTACCACCGACGGTGGGCTCGGCGCGGCGCTGCTGTACTCGGGCACCCACGGCGACGGCTGGCGCAGCAGCAATGACAAGACCGACATCGACGATGTCCTGCTCAAGGCGTCCTATGCGTTGGGCAACGCCGGCGACCTGGCGATGTCGCTGCACCACTTCGAAGGCAGCGGGCGCATGCCCGGTGGCCTGACCACCGCCGAATACGCCGCCGATCCGTTCCAGTCCACCCGCCCGTATGACGTGTTCAACGGGCGCCGCAGCGATGGCTCGCTGAAGTACAGCTTCAGCGACGGCCGCAACAATGTCGAGGTGCTGGGCTACTACGTGGATTCCTTCCGCGGCAGCTACATCGAGCAGGACGGCACCGGTGCCACCAGCGGCCAGCGCCGCCTCACCGCCGCGCCGCGCAGCTACCACTACCTGGGCGTGGAGCCGCGCTATTCGCGCCTGTTCACCACCGGCACGGTCGTGCAGGAAGTGAGCGTGGGCTACCGCTACCTGAAGGAGGCCAGCAGCGAGGTGGCCTCGCGCACCCGCTACTACCCGCCGGGCGCGGCGGTGGCCGGCTTCGATCTGCCGCTGCTCCCGTACCAGACCAGCCGCGGTGGCACGACCGCCCATGCGTTCTACATCGATGACCGCATCGATATCGGCAACTGGACCCTCACGCCCGGCGTGCGTGTGGAGGACATCCGCACCTTCAACACCGTGACCAACCTCGCCACCAGTGGCGCGGTCAGCAGCGTGCTGACCCCGAGCATCGACTCGCGCGAGACCCTCCCCACGCTCTCGGTGCTGTACCGCCTGGGCGATCACTGGTCGCTGTTCGCCAATGGCGGCAAGTCGTTCGGCCCGCAGCAGTACAGCCAGCTGGCCTCGACCACTGAGGGCCTGCATCCTGAATCGGCAACGACCTATGAGCTGGGCACGCACTACAACGGCAGCGGCCTGAGCGGCGAATTCACCCTGTTCAACGTCGATTTCGACAAGGAACTGCAGCTGGCCCGCTCGATCGTCGGCGAAGGCATGTGGACCGACCTGGGCGCGACCCGGCACCGCGGCGCGGAGTCGGCGCTGCGTTACGACATGGGCCAGCTCAGCGACGCACTCACCGGCCTGCAGCTGTCGATGACCTACACCTGGACCGAGGCCACCGCCCGCGCCGGTGCGTTTGCCGGCAAGGACCTGCCGCTGTACTCGCGCAATGTCGGCTCGTTCGGCGCGCGCTATGCGATCGACCGCTGGACCTTCAACGCCGATGTGTTCGCCCAGTCCGGCCAGCGCTCGCCGGGCACCCCGAACCCGGGCGCGACCTATGTGACCGAGGAAGACCCGACCGGTCGCCTCGGCGACATCGCCGGGTACTCCACCGTCGCCGTGCGCGCCGGCTACGACTTCGGGCCAGAGCTGCACGATCTGAAGCTGGCGATCGGGGTCAAGAACCTGTTCGACCGCCGCTACTACACGCGCTCCACCGACAACAACGGCGGCAAGTTCGTCGGCCAGCCGCGAACGCTGTACCTGCAGGGCACCATCGCGTTCTGA
- a CDS encoding DeoR/GlpR family DNA-binding transcription regulator, which translates to MTPAPDTLPSERQQTILGLLQQHGRVLSAQLAVDLQVSEDSIRRDLRDLAQQGLCRKVYGGALPATPDFPPLSARQTVQKTQKQALAREAAAQIRAGDTVLLDAGSTNSAIAACLPALEGLHILTNAPDIALTLMARGGIEVTLIGGRLDPRIGATVGAQALEAMGGLRVDLFFIGTCAVDAQQGLWAVDGEEAALKRAMLAASSRCVVVATNDKLGAQASHRIGTVNDIDVLVLEADAPAPQIDAFVRRGVDIQLASRR; encoded by the coding sequence ATGACACCCGCCCCGGACACGCTCCCCAGCGAACGCCAGCAGACCATCCTCGGCCTGCTCCAGCAACACGGCCGGGTTCTTTCGGCCCAGCTGGCAGTTGACCTTCAGGTCTCCGAGGACTCGATTCGCCGCGATCTGCGCGATCTCGCGCAGCAGGGCCTGTGCCGGAAGGTGTATGGCGGCGCACTGCCCGCCACCCCGGACTTCCCCCCGCTGAGTGCCCGCCAAACTGTGCAGAAAACGCAGAAACAGGCACTGGCACGCGAGGCCGCCGCTCAGATCCGGGCCGGCGACACCGTTCTGCTCGATGCCGGTTCCACCAACAGCGCCATCGCCGCCTGCCTGCCAGCGCTGGAAGGCCTGCATATTCTGACCAATGCACCGGATATCGCGCTCACCCTGATGGCGCGCGGCGGCATCGAGGTCACGCTGATCGGCGGCCGCCTTGACCCTCGCATCGGCGCCACCGTGGGCGCGCAGGCACTGGAGGCCATGGGCGGACTGCGCGTGGATCTGTTCTTCATCGGCACCTGCGCAGTGGATGCGCAGCAGGGGCTGTGGGCGGTCGATGGCGAAGAAGCCGCCCTCAAGCGGGCGATGCTGGCCGCCAGCAGCCGCTGCGTGGTGGTGGCCACCAACGACAAGCTCGGCGCCCAGGCGAGCCATCGCATCGGCACCGTCAATGACATCGATGTGCTGGTGCTCGAAGCCGATGCGCCTGCGCCGCAGATCGATGCATTCGTCCGTCGCGGCGTGGATATCCAGCTCGCCTCGCGCCGTTGA
- the glgA gene encoding glycogen synthase GlgA: MSARNRTREVSAAKAEALVKTDALRARRRRITQTVVPGDHIERASNRDHRVLFVVSEMADYIKAGGLGDVAASLPRALRDRADMRVLIPGYREVLERTGPIQVIGQTPAHAALPACVIAHTVLDDGLPVYVLICPELYERDGSPYVDAAGEPWTDNAVRFATLSRAAAVIAAGEAGMDWTPGLLHLNDWPCALAAAYVRWSGSKASCLLTIHNLAYQGLFPASLAADLGIAEAQREALDFHGQLSFLRGGIVHADQVNTVSISYAAQITAPAEGCGLDRLLSRRAALGHLSGIVNGIDSSWDPRTDHHLPVHFSVQSCEGRDHNARHVRRAFGLPESRGPLFAVVSRLVHQKGLDLTCDVAPQIVAAGGQLVIIGGGEPQIEAQVRELARRYPGSVSAYIGFDETLARRMFAGADFLLMPSRFEPCGLSQMYAQRFGCLPIAHATGGLIDTVDDGVTGFLFNGAEADALRRCVQRAFRTFRQSGLMAAMRRAAMLRPSGWDIAGTHYLDLYQRTTEARA, from the coding sequence ATGTCCGCTCGCAATCGCACCCGTGAGGTCTCCGCCGCCAAGGCCGAGGCCCTGGTCAAAACCGATGCCCTGCGTGCGCGCCGGCGCCGCATCACGCAGACCGTCGTGCCTGGCGACCACATCGAACGTGCCAGTAACCGCGACCATCGCGTGCTGTTTGTCGTCTCGGAGATGGCCGACTACATCAAGGCCGGCGGCCTGGGTGATGTCGCCGCCTCGCTGCCGCGTGCGCTGCGCGACCGCGCGGACATGCGCGTATTGATTCCCGGCTATCGCGAGGTGCTCGAGCGCACCGGGCCGATCCAGGTGATCGGGCAGACCCCGGCGCACGCGGCGTTGCCAGCCTGCGTGATCGCACACACCGTGCTGGACGACGGACTGCCGGTCTACGTGCTGATCTGCCCGGAGCTCTATGAACGCGACGGCTCGCCGTACGTCGACGCGGCCGGGGAGCCGTGGACCGACAACGCGGTGCGCTTTGCCACGCTGTCGCGCGCGGCGGCGGTGATCGCCGCAGGTGAGGCCGGCATGGACTGGACGCCGGGCCTGCTGCACCTCAATGACTGGCCGTGCGCGCTGGCCGCAGCCTACGTGCGCTGGTCGGGCAGCAAGGCCTCGTGCCTGCTCACCATCCACAACCTGGCCTACCAGGGCCTGTTCCCGGCCAGCCTGGCCGCGGACCTGGGCATCGCCGAGGCGCAGCGTGAAGCGCTGGATTTCCACGGGCAGCTGTCCTTCCTGCGCGGCGGCATCGTGCATGCCGACCAGGTCAATACGGTCAGCATCAGCTATGCCGCGCAGATCACCGCGCCGGCGGAGGGCTGTGGCCTGGACCGGCTGCTCTCGCGCCGTGCAGCGCTGGGGCACCTGAGCGGCATCGTCAACGGCATCGACAGCAGCTGGGACCCGCGCACCGACCATCACCTGCCGGTGCACTTCAGCGTGCAGTCCTGCGAAGGGCGCGACCACAACGCGCGCCATGTCCGGCGTGCGTTCGGCCTGCCCGAAAGCCGGGGTCCACTGTTTGCGGTGGTCTCGCGGCTGGTCCACCAGAAGGGCCTGGACCTCACCTGCGACGTCGCCCCGCAGATCGTGGCCGCCGGTGGCCAGCTGGTCATCATCGGCGGTGGCGAGCCTCAGATCGAAGCGCAGGTGCGTGAACTCGCGCGCCGCTATCCGGGTAGCGTCTCGGCCTACATCGGTTTCGATGAAACGCTTGCGCGCCGCATGTTCGCCGGCGCCGACTTCCTGCTGATGCCATCGCGGTTCGAGCCGTGCGGCCTGAGCCAGATGTACGCCCAACGCTTCGGCTGCCTGCCGATCGCGCACGCCACCGGCGGCCTGATCGATACCGTGGACGATGGCGTCACCGGCTTCCTGTTCAACGGCGCCGAAGCCGATGCGCTGCGCCGCTGCGTGCAGCGTGCGTTCCGTACCTTCCGTCAGTCCGGGCTGATGGCGGCGATGCGCCGCGCGGCGATGCTGCGCCCGAGCGGCTGGGATATCGCCGGCACGCATTACCTGGATCTTTATCAACGCACCACGGAAGCACGCGCATGA